One window from the genome of [Mycobacterium] stephanolepidis encodes:
- a CDS encoding AfsR/SARP family transcriptional regulator, with translation MRAKIELLGPLQVRVGDRACIPSGAKLQNALTLLSVHSGEVLARDELIEELALTGAKDTINALHANIRRLRNWLELQGVSPDLLQTAGRSGYRLDVTRQDVDAYVFIRWVNEGFALRTKAPSVAVAMLEKALSTWRGTPLQEMTDSLRVQSLSRELVSSKELAQETLLACYLSLKMAHEAAAAAQQYTLDNPYNERIWGSRIAALRMLGRNAEAARTYREIQKLLYEDLRVSPSESLRLALTDISWKMP, from the coding sequence ATGCGTGCCAAAATTGAGCTTCTAGGGCCTTTGCAAGTCAGAGTCGGTGATCGCGCATGCATTCCTTCGGGAGCTAAACTTCAAAATGCATTGACATTGTTATCGGTCCATTCTGGAGAAGTCCTCGCACGCGATGAATTGATTGAAGAACTGGCACTGACTGGCGCCAAAGACACAATCAATGCGTTGCATGCGAACATCCGGCGTCTGCGTAACTGGCTCGAGCTCCAGGGAGTCTCACCGGATCTCCTGCAGACCGCTGGACGCTCCGGTTACCGCTTGGATGTCACGCGACAGGATGTGGACGCGTACGTGTTCATCCGGTGGGTCAACGAGGGCTTCGCGCTTCGCACCAAGGCGCCCAGTGTTGCAGTGGCGATGCTGGAGAAGGCGCTGAGCACCTGGCGCGGTACGCCGCTGCAGGAGATGACCGACAGTCTGCGCGTGCAGTCGCTGAGCCGGGAGCTCGTCTCGAGCAAGGAGCTGGCGCAAGAGACCCTCCTTGCGTGCTACCTGTCCCTCAAAATGGCGCACGAGGCCGCAGCAGCAGCACAGCAATACACCCTGGACAACCCGTACAACGAGCGGATTTGGGGAAGTCGCATCGCTGCGCTGCGGATGCTCGGCAGGAATGCCGAGGCCGCCCGCACCTACCGGGAGATCCAGAAGCTGCTCTATGAAGACTTGCGAGTGTCTCCATCGGAGTCCCTACGCTTAGCCCTCACCGACATCAGCTGGAAGATGCCCTAG